DNA from Candidatus Methylomirabilota bacterium:
TCCCGCCCAGGACCTGCATCGCGTGGTCCACGATCTTCCAGACGGACTCGGCCACGAAGAGCTTGGTCACCGCCGATTCTCGCTGCGCCGGCACTCCCGCTTCCACCATCTTGGCAGTGCGGTAGACGAGCTGGCGGGCGGCGTCCAGCGCCGTGTACATCTCGGCGAGCTTGAAGGACACGCCCTCGAACATGGCGATGGGCTGCTTGAACTGGATCCGTTTGGTGGAATACTCCGCTGCGATCTCTAATGCCCGCCGAGCTGAGCCCAGAGCCGCCATGCAGTAGGTCACGCGCTCGGTGTCGAGCTCGTCCATGAGCACCTGGTAGCCGCCGTTGAGCGGTCCCAGCAGGCTCTCCTTCGGGATGTCCACGTCTTTGAAATCGATCCAGACGTTGTCCATCATGTCGCCCATGACGACTTCGTCGAGCTGGCGCTGGATGGTCACGCCGGGGTGGTCCATGGGCACGATGAAGGTGGACATGCCCTTGTGCGGATGCGCGCCCTCCTCGGTGATGGCGAACAGCGTCAGGTAGTCCGCGAGCCCGCCGCCTGTGATGAAGCGCTTCTGGCCGTTGATGACCCAGCGGTCGCCCTGGAGAACTGCCTTGGTCTGCATTCGGGAGGTATCGGAGCCGATCTGGGGCTCGGTGATGGCGAGCGCGGCCAGCTCGTCCCCCCGGAGGCGCGCGGGGATGTGGCGCTTCTTCTGCTCCGGTGTCCCGTAGCGGAGGATGGAGATGGTCCCGAGCGTGAGCGACACCGAGCGGATGCTGTCGCCGGGGTGCCCGGCGGCCGCCAGCTCCTCGTCGATGATGCACTCGGCGACGACGCCGCGCCCGTTGCCCCCGTACTCCTCGGGGAAGAGCGCTCCGGTGATGCCGGCCTCGCCGAGCTGCCGGAGGTAGGCCTTGGC
Protein-coding regions in this window:
- a CDS encoding acyl-CoA dehydrogenase family protein — encoded protein: MSDDRFKAIGMDDISMPGGWSVSDGQTFLYTPAEREIMHQSRAFVQREILPLAAGAHLQVKQIKARHEGKERREKLRALAKAYLRQLGEAGITGALFPEEYGGNGRGVVAECIIDEELAAAGHPGDSIRSVSLTLGTISILRYGTPEQKKRHIPARLRGDELAALAITEPQIGSDTSRMQTKAVLQGDRWVINGQKRFITGGGLADYLTLFAITEEGAHPHKGMSTFIVPMDHPGVTIQRQLDEVVMGDMMDNVWIDFKDVDIPKESLLGPLNGGYQVLMDELDTERVTYCMAALGSARRALEIAAEYSTKRIQFKQPIAMFEGVSFKLAEMYTALDAARQLVYRTAKMVEAGVPAQRESAVTKLFVAESVWKIVDHAMQVLGGIGYTSDFPIQAIFRNARLLRIGAGSDEIMKFLIAREILKEIKG